The sequence ATGGTTAGGTCGATCTAGGGGGTCCATAGGTGGGCTAGGAGTGTTTGGTTCGAGGGTAATCCGGTCTAGTTTGGGCTAGGATCGAGTTCTTGAGGGCTAGGCGCATTAGGGTTCGAAGGATGCAGCGCGCAGAAATTTCCAGCAAGTGATAACCAGTTTTAACGGTTTCAAAATGGATGGAATTGTGTTGTTTAAGGGCTGGTAGGTGTGAATAAGTTGTggttaaaatttggaaaattttggttaagtttcaggTTGATTCTGATTAAAACCGAGATCCatgtccaagttttaaaacgaatcgtaaaAGTTACGGAAAGGGCTCGAGATTACGTCTaggaaattattataattatgttttgaggtgttttaataaGTTCTAGTGGCTTCGGGCCGAAAAATTGAGGtacaggggtaaaacagtcaattagggtttctaggggtaaaatgatcattttgcacccgtgTCGAGTTAGCGGTCCTAGCAGCGTCCTGAATACaaaaattgcatgtttaaaatgcaTATGTTATTATGAACacgaatttttatgaaaatacgaataatacgttgcatgcttgattttaagaaaatttacgtatatgcatgatttttataagtgatgaacatgatgatatgttttgaaatataagagttggttgtgactaatacgaacacgaaaaTGTAAGGCCAATGATTagtggatgggtaaaactgTCATTGATGTCCCCACCGCCGGATACTGCGATTATAcgtagatgaatccatcgaattagagctgatacgaaagtcacaaataatgatctgaattaaaaaaaatgaacacgtatatgtagATATGACGAGATAGTTATGGATACGTTTATGCTTTGACATGTTATATTTAAGTTAATGCTTTTAAGATTATGagatgtatttttattacagTAATGTTCACTGTtacatgatatgtatatgtagtacttgttatcacgATTCAGGCgtgttgattctttagactcactaagtgtgaatGATGCGGGTGAGCAAGATGATGTGGAGGCTAGAGGAGCCGAAaactgagtaggcggagctgGGTGTCGCACGTTAACCCTAACCATACTTTTTTCGCACATTATATGTTTATGAGTCAGAAGTAAAACATTGTTTAGTTAATACATTTTACGTTGGTGGTTTGACAGGGTTTTGAATGTCACATTTGAGTTCTTTTGAAATAGTAGTTTAGGAATTTGACgatgttaatttatttaattgaaatactTTTATTCAGTAGTTGAATGATTCTTTTAAAATGCTGTGGAAGCCTCGGAAATGGATCATTCTGAATCTGAATATGCCCACTTGCCTTTATCTTCTTCTACAACAACACTCGTTGGTTTTTATTTTCGATAAACTTCTTATCATCTTGAGATCATCTTCTATCAACTGGTTTCTTTTCATCTTTCTTCGGTCGATTGCATTATGCATAAAGTGTCCCTTCTTTCCATAGTTGAAACAATTTTGACCATCATCTGTATGGTCCTTTTTGAAATAAGGTTTATTCATCTGAGACTTATTTTTGCGCATAAATTTACAAAACTTTCTTACAAAAAGGGACATGGCTTCATTGCTTAATTGCTTAGTCGATTTCTTACTTGTGGACTCTTCGACCGGAAGAGTCACTGTGGTAGATGTTAGAGCCTTTGTTTGAGAGGTGGATGGTTCTTCTTCAGTTCGTATGTCAAGCTCGAACTCATAGGCTTTAAGGTCTGCAAATAGATCGTGGAGCTCTAGCTTGTTTAAGTCTTTGGATCTTCTCATTGCTATTGTCTTCACATTTCATTCTCCGGGAAGGACTCTCATTACCTTTAAAGCAATTTCACAGTTAGAGTAATCTTTTCCTAATGAGTTTAGTTCAATCATAATAGCACTAAATTGTTCATCAAACTCAGTAAGAGTTTCTCCTGGTTTCATCTTtgcattatcaaatttttggatGGCAACTATCAGtttgttttctttggtttgatcgtTGCCCTCACATAGTTGTGTGAGTTTTTCCCATATCTCTTTTGTCGTGGAGCAAGTCTTGATCTTGACAAACTTGTTTTTATCCAgagttttatatataatatctttTGACACgttatcaagatttgctttcttcttatcttcagttgtccat comes from Primulina huaijiensis isolate GDHJ02 chromosome 5, ASM1229523v2, whole genome shotgun sequence and encodes:
- the LOC140977697 gene encoding uncharacterized protein, encoding MWHVITDGPIKILKEITVVITTESTPKMVEKHRSEWTTEDKKKANLDNVSKDIIYKTLDKNKFVKIKTCSTTKEIWEKLTQLCEGNDQTKENKLIVAIQKFDNAKMKPGETLTEFDEQFSAIMIELNSLGKDYSNCEIALKVMRVLPGE